The Pseudomonas wenzhouensis genome has a segment encoding these proteins:
- a CDS encoding pilus assembly PilX family protein, translating into MNNKHHYHLGQRQQGFSLLIALIFLLVITVLAIANMREVSLESRITGNMIEQKQLLNVAEASVRDGERRTVQRGPQEPTSTCEGIAAGTLCLLDKEPAYAIDATNKQVYSPDDNTELYGDATWYAQIAPGGELQGESENPEYGNMLLGIGVFRYEVNGMASNNGLNSAVRSTIALNSKGRIETE; encoded by the coding sequence ATGAACAACAAACACCACTACCACCTGGGGCAGCGCCAGCAAGGTTTCAGCCTGCTCATTGCGTTGATCTTTCTGCTGGTCATCACGGTACTGGCCATCGCCAACATGCGCGAGGTCAGCCTGGAGTCGCGCATCACCGGCAACATGATCGAGCAGAAGCAACTGCTCAACGTGGCGGAAGCCAGTGTGCGCGATGGTGAGCGCAGAACGGTTCAGCGTGGCCCTCAGGAACCGACCAGCACCTGTGAAGGCATTGCCGCCGGTACGCTTTGCCTGCTCGACAAAGAGCCCGCCTACGCCATAGACGCAACCAACAAGCAGGTCTATTCCCCGGACGACAACACCGAACTTTACGGCGACGCCACCTGGTACGCGCAGATCGCACCTGGCGGTGAACTTCAGGGCGAGTCGGAAAACCCCGAATACGGAAACATGCTGCTCGGTATTGGCGTATTTCGCTACGAGGTAAACGGCATGGCCAGTAATAACGGTTTGAATAGCGCGGTGCGTTCGACCATCGCCCTCAACTCCAAGGGCAGGATCGAAACCGAATGA
- a CDS encoding PilW family protein, with product MHKQHGLSIIEMMVALLISSFLILGITQVYLDNRENTLFQQSQGQNIESARFSILLLEETLTKTGYRRRPDETMEAAFPSANLPNCGAMAAGEVVKRINATSFCIRYQPAFPGARTCSGDLIANIPPNDPYVRMTPVTEIFELDENGVLRCNTQAIATGITALNFDYGVNYNDDKRISEYTPTPAANARVRAVQFAIMTASPTEIGKSAGSAVYEFWFGNAPNDKRLYTMLSSSTSMRNLMP from the coding sequence ATGCACAAACAACATGGCCTTTCCATTATCGAAATGATGGTTGCCCTGCTGATCAGCAGCTTCCTGATTCTGGGCATCACTCAGGTCTACCTGGACAACCGCGAGAACACGCTGTTCCAGCAAAGCCAGGGACAGAATATCGAAAGCGCACGCTTCTCCATCCTGCTGCTGGAAGAAACGCTGACCAAGACAGGCTACCGCCGTCGCCCCGATGAAACCATGGAGGCAGCCTTTCCTTCTGCGAATCTCCCCAACTGCGGTGCCATGGCTGCCGGTGAAGTGGTTAAACGCATTAACGCCACCAGCTTCTGCATCCGCTACCAGCCTGCCTTTCCCGGGGCACGTACCTGCAGTGGCGACCTAATTGCCAATATTCCACCCAATGATCCTTACGTGCGCATGACCCCGGTCACAGAAATATTTGAGCTAGACGAAAATGGCGTATTGAGATGTAACACCCAAGCCATCGCCACAGGCATCACAGCGCTGAATTTCGATTACGGCGTCAATTACAACGATGACAAGCGCATCAGCGAATACACCCCGACACCGGCGGCGAATGCCCGCGTACGTGCCGTGCAATTCGCCATCATGACCGCCAGCCCAACCGAAATCGGCAAGAGCGCAGGCAGCGCGGTCTACGAATTCTGGTTCGGCAATGCCCCCAATGACAAACGTCTCTACACCATGCTCTCCAGCAGCACCAGCATGAGGAACCTGATGCCATGA
- a CDS encoding pilus assembly protein: MNLFQSSTRTIGSALLFTFIFSGFNTAVGATLDISQKPLILSESVAPNLIFTLDDSGSMRWAFGPDDAGREDSPRNLRNTRRGMSSTTNPMYYNPNVTYRPPVKLNNDGSEVENGYTSSFTTAYQNGFQTSYGSINLSNNYRVSWNFSTDEAVNYNYSSSVNYADPTGRIFNLSQNPNSDFGTVTYRLFLSGTSGASSRQDVDPPPSIIPGLGRVRVQRTTSGTNCTATFISGSYSGSISCSRDNNDYTISLSNVPVPAYYYVYDPSLAGCNANKNNDACHRPVFVSENSSPEGTDERANFAIWYSFYRTRALATVTAANLAFNELAASSRFTWQTLAVCNTLNSNNCNNNYFRELSPRHKANFLNWLASVKFNSSTPLLAATARAGEFLRTSSDAWAHTPNPVTTTGGRGATIESPVHACRPSFHVLMTDGMWNDENFPGGITRHDGATFTLPDGSQTYSPSRKPYGNDLRTTTGTLADIAMHYWATDLRPTLENDVKPYIQVPNTDATAQYWEPKNNPATWQHMVNYTMGLALTNSLNAPNLPWTGDTFGGSGYENLLSGAQSWPEASRSSSNNVYDLWHAAINSRGEFFSVDSPDDMVKAFKDILNRIANRTTSAARPAVAASFVSDSDNALQSNVYATQFSSEDWSGELSKTLVDKTGGTTLLWSAKQANENLDPSTRRVLMFDSTASNKLKNFTWNNLSTQQQNLMNRDPESLGVAFDTRGQDRVNYVRGDRSKEGVASPQLRKRSSILGDIINSSPAVVGTPAYLAYLADAIENPTGNITGYRSYAAFREANKKANRQEMIYVGGNDGMLHGFNATTGQETFAFIPSEVIQNLHKLTGQNYKGGEHQYFVDGTPIVRDVYFGNGDDEGWRTVLIGTLRAGGKSLFALDVTDPTQIKLLWEFDSTKDADLGFTFAQPEIVRLHTGEWAVLQGNGYNSTNDKAALLIINIKSGELIKKITVPDVVEGNITLSNGLSSVRGADNNGDGLVDYAYAGDLQGNLWRFDLVKTTSDIESITSDPFARTNDEVASTTAATDFKLAYGNKPLFVARDTAGKRQAITIQPSLVRHPTSYGYLVLFGTGKYLETSDANVDTSRAMTLYGIWDRNTKRQSTTANTPVAGTRTGRLLEQSFTEQQNNVVIGDEEQSATRDIRLVSQKPAQWFRAPTASEADLKIPSSDELVTQWGWALDMAVQRSENPPAFKFEGEMIINNMTASGSILFLSSLTPNQDPCQAGADTWLYAVDAFTGGRTRFNVLDLNADRLVNPTDQYNANVVSGMRFPALGGFTLAPGNKVFGSDGAADPATVGDDPNSSGRQSWHIVPEEFQ; this comes from the coding sequence ATGAATCTGTTTCAATCCTCGACAAGAACCATCGGCAGCGCCCTGCTGTTCACCTTTATCTTTTCAGGTTTCAACACCGCTGTCGGGGCAACGCTGGATATCAGCCAAAAACCTCTCATTTTGAGCGAGAGCGTTGCCCCCAACCTGATCTTCACCCTCGATGACTCCGGCAGTATGCGCTGGGCCTTCGGCCCCGACGATGCGGGCCGCGAAGATAGTCCTAGAAACCTGCGTAATACTCGGCGTGGAATGTCTTCAACTACCAACCCGATGTACTACAACCCCAACGTGACTTACCGCCCGCCGGTCAAGCTGAATAACGATGGCTCGGAGGTAGAAAACGGTTATACCTCCAGTTTCACCACCGCTTATCAAAATGGCTTTCAGACCTCTTATGGCTCGATCAACTTAAGCAACAACTATCGAGTATCTTGGAACTTCAGCACTGATGAGGCCGTGAATTATAACTATAGTTCTTCCGTCAACTACGCCGACCCGACAGGGCGCATATTTAATTTGTCGCAAAACCCTAACTCAGATTTTGGAACTGTCACTTACAGGCTCTTTCTTAGTGGGACCAGCGGAGCAAGTAGCCGACAGGATGTCGATCCACCCCCAAGCATTATACCTGGGCTAGGCAGGGTCAGAGTCCAACGAACCACATCTGGAACAAATTGTACTGCGACCTTCATCAGCGGTAGCTATAGCGGCTCTATATCCTGCTCACGCGACAACAATGACTATACGATCAGCTTAAGTAACGTTCCTGTACCTGCTTACTACTACGTTTATGACCCCTCCCTTGCCGGCTGTAATGCTAACAAGAATAACGATGCCTGCCATCGCCCGGTCTTTGTATCGGAAAACTCCAGCCCGGAGGGTACTGACGAGCGAGCAAACTTCGCCATCTGGTACTCGTTCTACCGTACCCGCGCACTGGCTACGGTGACCGCCGCAAACCTCGCCTTCAATGAACTGGCGGCCTCATCCCGCTTTACCTGGCAAACGCTGGCCGTCTGCAATACGCTGAACTCCAACAACTGCAACAACAACTACTTCCGTGAACTCAGCCCACGCCATAAGGCCAACTTTTTGAATTGGCTGGCCTCGGTCAAATTCAACAGCAGCACTCCGCTGCTGGCAGCGACAGCGCGAGCCGGTGAGTTTTTGCGTACATCATCGGATGCCTGGGCTCACACTCCCAACCCGGTCACTACAACGGGAGGGCGTGGCGCCACCATCGAATCCCCCGTTCATGCATGCCGCCCGAGCTTCCATGTACTGATGACCGACGGTATGTGGAACGATGAGAACTTCCCGGGCGGCATTACGCGGCATGACGGCGCCACCTTCACCCTTCCTGACGGCAGCCAGACCTATAGTCCAAGCCGCAAGCCTTACGGCAATGACCTGAGAACAACCACGGGCACCCTTGCGGATATCGCCATGCACTACTGGGCCACGGATCTGCGCCCGACCCTGGAAAACGATGTCAAACCCTATATCCAGGTGCCAAATACCGATGCAACCGCCCAGTACTGGGAGCCCAAGAACAACCCGGCTACCTGGCAGCACATGGTCAACTACACCATGGGCCTGGCGCTTACCAACTCCCTGAACGCACCGAACCTGCCGTGGACCGGCGATACCTTCGGCGGTAGCGGCTATGAAAACCTGCTGTCTGGTGCGCAAAGCTGGCCTGAGGCCTCAAGAAGCTCGTCCAATAACGTCTATGACCTCTGGCATGCCGCCATCAACTCGCGAGGTGAGTTCTTCAGCGTCGATAGCCCTGACGACATGGTCAAGGCATTCAAGGACATCCTCAACCGGATCGCCAACCGCACCACGTCGGCAGCACGCCCTGCGGTTGCGGCGTCTTTCGTGTCCGATAGCGACAACGCTCTGCAGAGCAATGTCTACGCCACCCAGTTCTCCAGCGAGGACTGGAGCGGTGAGCTAAGCAAAACTCTGGTCGATAAAACCGGGGGTACCACACTGCTGTGGAGTGCCAAGCAAGCCAACGAAAACCTCGACCCCAGTACTCGCCGCGTGCTTATGTTCGACAGTACTGCCAGCAATAAACTCAAGAACTTCACCTGGAACAACCTCAGCACCCAGCAGCAGAACTTGATGAACCGCGACCCTGAGAGCCTAGGCGTCGCCTTCGATACTCGCGGCCAGGATCGTGTCAACTATGTACGGGGCGACCGCAGCAAGGAAGGTGTGGCCTCTCCGCAGCTCCGCAAACGCAGCTCGATTCTGGGCGACATCATTAACTCCAGCCCTGCGGTCGTCGGCACACCTGCCTACCTCGCCTACCTGGCCGATGCGATCGAGAACCCTACGGGCAATATCACCGGCTACAGGAGTTACGCAGCCTTCCGTGAAGCCAACAAGAAAGCCAATCGCCAGGAAATGATCTACGTAGGCGGCAACGACGGCATGCTGCATGGTTTCAATGCCACGACCGGACAAGAAACCTTCGCCTTCATTCCAAGCGAAGTGATTCAAAACCTTCACAAGCTCACAGGACAAAACTACAAAGGTGGAGAACATCAGTACTTTGTCGATGGCACGCCCATCGTGCGCGATGTCTACTTTGGCAACGGTGATGATGAGGGCTGGCGCACCGTGCTGATCGGCACCCTGCGCGCAGGGGGTAAATCCCTGTTCGCACTGGACGTCACCGACCCGACACAGATCAAGCTGCTGTGGGAGTTCGACTCAACCAAGGATGCCGACCTCGGCTTCACCTTCGCACAACCCGAGATCGTGCGCCTGCATACGGGAGAGTGGGCAGTCCTGCAGGGCAACGGCTACAACAGCACGAACGACAAGGCCGCATTGCTGATCATTAACATCAAGAGCGGCGAGCTGATCAAGAAGATCACCGTACCGGATGTTGTGGAAGGCAACATCACCCTCTCCAATGGCCTCTCCAGCGTTCGTGGCGCGGATAACAACGGCGATGGGCTGGTGGACTATGCCTATGCTGGCGACCTACAGGGCAACCTGTGGCGCTTTGACCTGGTGAAAACCACCAGTGATATCGAATCCATTACAAGCGATCCGTTCGCCCGCACCAACGATGAAGTTGCCAGCACTACTGCTGCAACTGACTTTAAACTGGCCTACGGTAACAAGCCTCTGTTCGTGGCCAGAGACACAGCTGGCAAACGTCAAGCCATCACCATTCAGCCTTCGCTAGTACGCCACCCCACCAGCTACGGTTATCTGGTGCTGTTCGGTACCGGCAAGTATCTGGAAACCAGCGATGCCAACGTAGACACCAGCCGCGCCATGACCCTTTACGGTATCTGGGATCGCAACACCAAACGCCAGAGCACCACAGCAAATACACCAGTGGCAGGGACTCGCACTGGTCGCCTGCTGGAGCAAAGCTTCACCGAGCAGCAAAACAATGTCGTCATCGGTGACGAAGAACAGAGCGCTACACGTGATATCCGCCTGGTAAGTCAGAAGCCAGCACAATGGTTCCGTGCGCCGACCGCCAGCGAAGCCGACCTGAAGATCCCTTCATCCGACGAACTGGTCACCCAGTGGGGCTGGGCACTGGACATGGCCGTGCAAAGAAGCGAAAACCCTCCGGCGTTTAAGTTTGAAGGCGAGATGATCATAAACAATATGACGGCCAGCGGCTCCATCCTGTTCCTCAGCAGCCTGACCCCCAATCAGGATCCCTGCCAGGCAGGTGCAGATACCTGGCTGTATGCAGTCGATGCCTTCACTGGCGGTCGCACACGCTTCAACGTGCTTGACCTGAACGCGGATCGCCTGGTGAACCCGACTGACCAGTACAATGCCAATGTCGTATCCGGCATGCGTTTCCCCGCCCTGGGTGGCTTCACTTTGGCACCCGGCAACAAGGTGTTTGGCAGCGACGGCGCAGCAGACCCTGCAACCGTCGGCGATGACCCTAACAGCAGCGGCCGTCAGAGCTGGCATATCGTGCCGGAGGAGTTTCAATGA
- the pilV gene encoding type IV pilus modification protein PilV: MTQRNTQRGFSLIEVLVTLVLLTVGMLGLVAMQGRGIQFTSDSVARNNAVMLATEIMEKIRANPDARDDYMINSLEAEGACGAAAIPASNVARQLTCWSEKVRTLMPGTAGEDDDAVAVRNAFYICRSQVPGACAAGSTIEVQVAWRSNGEACGNGADPFICTLRLRGEL; the protein is encoded by the coding sequence ATGACCCAGCGCAACACACAACGCGGCTTCAGCCTGATCGAAGTACTGGTCACACTGGTTCTACTCACCGTCGGCATGCTGGGTCTGGTGGCCATGCAAGGCCGTGGCATCCAGTTCACCTCGGACTCGGTGGCGCGCAACAACGCCGTGATGCTGGCCACCGAAATCATGGAAAAGATCCGCGCCAATCCCGACGCCCGTGATGACTACATGATCAACTCGCTCGAAGCAGAAGGTGCATGTGGCGCAGCCGCCATTCCAGCCAGCAATGTGGCCAGGCAACTGACCTGCTGGAGCGAGAAAGTGCGCACGCTGATGCCGGGTACTGCCGGTGAAGACGATGATGCCGTGGCCGTGCGCAATGCCTTCTACATCTGTCGCTCCCAGGTGCCTGGCGCCTGTGCTGCTGGCTCCACCATCGAGGTTCAGGTTGCCTGGCGCTCCAATGGCGAGGCCTGCGGCAATGGCGCCGATCCCTTTATCTGCACCCTGCGCCTGCGCGGAGAACTCTGA